aagatgaaaaagagtAAAACAGCATGTAGTCCTCGCATTCTGCCCGGGCGTAAATCAAAGATTCCTTCAAATCGGTTCGTCTGTTGTCTGCAGAGCTCAACAGACAGCTGTCCTTTCGGTCAGTCGAAAAATCCCTGAAACTCCTGCGTAGCTTTTCAGAAGTGTTTAACGGATGACAATGAAACCTATTGTGCAAGGGCTCCTCTGAAAACAGTTAAGTGATTTTTTCCACACATATGGAAATATTTAGCACCATCTGTCAACAGAACGGCCTCTATCCAATGGTTGCACAGGTTTTAGGTGTAACCGTCACGGTGAAAGCCGCTTAAAGGCCCTTTGCCGTAATGTTTTTGGATTTGCTCATTCAATACAATTTATATGGCAttcaacagaaataaaaagaaacatgtagacgtcaagatttttttttatatagtatGAATGTTTATTCTGAAATCTGAAAAAGCAGTTCAATTATTTTTTCAGGCTTCATTTTAACTTAAGAAATGTGATCTAAGCAGATAATGTAGTAAACACAGAACAATCCGTTTCCATCTCTTCTGTTTTCTGGTGAAACAACGTTTTCTGTATCAGCTGGATCCTCTTTGCATGAAGCAACATTGTTGGTTTCCGTTCAGCCAGTTCAGCGGACAGGCCGTCGATGCGCTCCTCCAGCTGTCAACATCGAAAACATCAACTGTGTCACCAGCAAAATCATTTTGAGCGTCCGTGACGTCATGTTTGCTTCCCCTCGAGGGACCTCCGATGTGGGCTTTTTacagataatgatgatgattcatTGTTCATACGAACACCAACGGATGAATCATTGAAGCGATGAGTGATCAGTGATTTGGGATGTCGCCTTGAAATGACTTTCCTCATGACCAGCACCTCACAAGCCTGACACTCTCCATGATGAAATACTGTAAACTCGGTCAGCTACATTCACAGTCCCCTCACTTTCCATCTGACCAAGACATTTCATCTTTTTAGTTTTGATTTGGTTGTAGCGAGAATTGGTTAAGTACCTACAGATGAAGATGTGCTAAATTGGGCTGTCGTTCTGTTTGCAGCATTTATAAGAATTGCTCCCAatctaataaaaacagcaacagaATGATCTCATCTTCTTACCTCTTTCAACTCTTGACACACagcatttttttccatttcttcttcctttccaCTGGTGTGCAGCCAGctttttaaaacctcttttagTCTCTGCCATGCCCTGagtcaacacacacaatcaaacatCACACAGCGTGAACTGTCACGCAGAAGAAACGTTTGTCACAGATTTCCTACCGGAGCTGCTTCCTGTCTTGTTGGTATGTCACCATGTCCAGCTGAATTCTGAGCAGTTCTCCGGTCAGCGCTGAAGTTGCTCGCTGACGAACACCTTGAAGAAGCCCAAAAACAAAACTTGATTGGTATTTGTGATTTAATATAGTGAATACAAATATAAACCTGCAGGTATCGTGCCTGAATCAGCTGAAGGATGTTGTTCAAACAGAGGAACGAACTGATGAGGAGCTTCTCCAAAACACGAGCTGTACGTCTTCCCCatcttgtgaaaaaaaaaagcagacgtTATAACCAGGCGAGTCacttcatttttctttgaaCACGTTCCAACAGGAGACTTTTACCAGATCTCTGGTCACAGAGGTCATGAAAGCGGAAGGCGGTAAAAGAGCGTCTTGGCTCTGGCGTTCCCGAGGAAAGCCCACGGCGGACATGTTTGGCCCAGAGGGCGACGGGTTGGACGGGACGCCGCTCTGACGCgtggagggaggacggaggcaGGCCGTCGCTGTACGGCGGTCTCCCTCGGCAGGACAATGGACCAGCGAGGCTTTCGGAGGCGCTTCAGCGCCACAGCGGGTCGACTGACTTTGGGTGCTGAGAAACACGAAGGAAACTTACGTTGAGTGAGAAATATGATGATCTTAATAAAAGCTAATTtctaaacttttctttttactttattttcactAGTGACTCAAAAAGGTCCTCGCAGCGTCTGGGCTGACGTCGAGGCGCACGGCCGAGTAGTctgtgagaaataaaaaaaagacaaacgagGTTTACTTTGAGATTGATTCAGAGTGCAGAGCACGGATTCACATTTTTGAGGGGCTCCTACTCACAGCTTGCTCTGGCCTCCGTCTTCAGCTTCCTGCTCCTTGGGGGCAGAAGGGGGTTCGCCCTTCGATCCACATGAGGCCAAACAAAAGGTTACGCTCTTTTGGGGGGATTGCACTTTGACTTCCAGCTCTGTTTTTGGTTTACACAGTGCTCGCCTTTTCCACCGCATGGCGCAACGTTTCACCACCCTGTGGAGATGTCGAGACCTCTGCGGAAACATAGGCAGACttgattacaaaaaaaaaacgggactCACGTTTGACGTCTGAAGGGACGCAAAGTGAACAAACCTGCTCTTGGCTGTGCTGCGTCAGGCTCGTCGTGAGGTCACTCATGTGAGCGGCATACGTGAGGATGCACGTCACGCCCTCCCTCAGCAGCTGGTCTCTGTAGACCTGAGCCGCTCGGGCCGCCTGCTCTTGTTTCCTCCGCTGCTCTGTGACTTGCAGCCTCCATCCATGCAACACCTGCaggcaagtaaaaaaaaaaaaaacagttgaggCTGCGAGCACCAATTTGACAACTCAAAGTGGTCAAGATGGCCGTGTGAGACATTTGTGCAGGGAAGTGTTACCTTGGCCTGAAGAGTGAGGGACCAGTGCCAGAGCGCTCGCTCCGTCTGATTAGCTTCTCTCCGTCTGTGCTGCAGCTGTTTGCAGGAAGGGAACCCAAATCCAAGACATCAAATCACATGCATCGATCTGACAATATTAACTTGTTCCTGCAcaaccataaaaaaacaacatcaacagaAACAACATCATACAGATGAAACTACCGTTGGCTGAGATTGTTTATTTCAAAAAGGGTTAAACAAGCTTGTATACTTCAATAAAGTTAGCGGAAATGGGAGATAATATTGGATGAATAATAACtaggaagaaaaaataaagggTAATGGCCGAGATCACCGGGCGTGTGGTCATTGGTATTGGTCAAGTTACAGAATACAATACAattttttaaggggggggggggggtaaacaaaCCTTAATTTTCCACTGGTCAAAGTACATCTGGTACATCTTTAATCTCAGCAAAAGGATCCCCTGTCGCTTCATTACCTgtgaaaaattaaaatatttaaaactcAAAGTATACAGTGTGGCTTTACTAACTTTACTTTGATAAAGTCACAACCTTGCTTTTTAGAATGTGGTTGTGATGCTCTTTCCAAGCTTTCACTGCTTTTGAAAGGAGTTTGGAGCCATGGTGCCGCCTCGCCTTCTCCATGCACATCCTCTCTCCCCGAGCCTTCCTGCTCTGCGTCTTCCACCGTCTGAACGACTGCAGCAGCCGAactaaacacagaaaacatctaAAAACCTTGgatacacacatatgcaaatgtatatacatttttctgggtgtgtgtatatatatatatatatatatatatatatatgacgtTCACATAAATTTGATCTGAAACAGAACATATCAATTTGGTCTTGAAAATATACTGCTTGTGTTGTTACCTTGATTCATGGACCTCTGTGCCTTGTTgactgcctccctctgctggtgtCGCTTAGAAGCTGCACATGCTGTTGCTTCTCTCCAAGCTAGAAACACCTTGACAGATTTAGTGCAAATACAGCAATAAGCAAAGGTTCCCACAACTGAATAGCTAAGAACGGTTGTCACGTGCTTCAGAACCTTAAGGCGAAGGGAGTGCTGAAAGTGACTCTGTGCTCGCTGCTCTTTGAGCCGGACTTCTGTCTGCAGCGCAGCGTTCTCCCTCCAAACACACAGGACCTTCCTGAAGAGACGTCATTCAGGCACAGCTGACGTAAATCATTGAGAGAGACAAATGGGAGCAGGCTGTGTTAAATACCTGAGAAATGTCCGTTTATGTTGCCAGTAAAGCTCCTCTACGTGGCCGTAGATCTGACCCCTCTCCAGGAGGTGTTCCTGTGAATGCAGCAGCAGGGTATCTTTAACATGCCGACCTCAAGAAATCATGGGATTTCAGATGCCCACGTACCTTCCAGGCCACGAACGTGTGCATGAGGAGTTTAACTTCACGGTAACGCTGCATCCGTTTCAGCTTGGCGGTCTTCATTCTCTGGCACTGAACAAACTGACCGGACAGACAAGagccattaacacacacacacacacacacacacacacacacacacagatcacacttTTAAACATTGAACCAAAAGTACAGATGCGTAGCAGGTAATCAGTGAAGATGTGTTGTGCAAACTGGCCGAACAAGTACTACGGCGTtacctttttccatttttcaacAGCCAACCTCACGCAGCGCAGGTCACCCTGACGACAGGCCTGCAGCTCTCGGTTTCTCCTGACACGCAGACAAGAGGATTCAGAAATACGTGTTAGTAATTAAACAAACCAGCAGGTTTCACACCACGAGGTTCAAACACACTTCACCTGTCTCTCATCTCGGAGCTGCTGTCCTTCCACCGAGTCATCGTCTTGTGGAGAAGCCTGTGAAGGTACAGGCGGTCTGAGGCTTCTTGTTTCTCACGGTCATTGATGTTCCGCTCCGTCCGTCGCCTCCAGCTGGTCCAGGCTCTATGCAAGCGGCAGCGCTCCTCATGCAGAATCGCCTGGTGGGGCGAGTTACCGGTCAGTGTCTGACTCGCACCTGAGCTCTTAATAGACACGGCGCAGCGGCCTGTGTTTCCTTTCACGGCCGGACGTACCATCCGCTCGCAGAGCGTCCGCTCCCTGTGCTCCTCTGCTCGTCCCCGCCAGGTGTAAAACACAGAGGTGTACCTGCGCTGCCTgaagacacgggggggggggggggggggatcaaacgATTTGCGTGGAGGCAACGGACGGAAAATATGTCACACTCAAAGTACAAATCGCAGGGTTTACTCACCGGTTGAAGActtctgctttgtgtttcaTCTGTTTAAAGCGCCTTTGCTGTGAAGTAATCTCAGCCCACAAGGTGAAGCACTTAGGCAACGCGCCTTCAGCGAACCAAACGTCTGCACGGTGCTCCAATTCCTGCGGGAAAAGGTCATATTTTTAGGTTTGTACATTAAACTATATGTACGAGTTATCATATGTCATCCCTCATATTCCGTGTTCATATCACTGCCCTATAAATATTTCTAAAAGATACCTTCATGTGTCTCTGTTTTCTCAGATTCTTTCTCCAGTGGTGAAAACATCTCCTCAACAGAGACGTGctgttaaagaaacaacaaGTCTAAATTTATATCCAAATCACGCAAACAAATTAAaactttacatggaatctaccACATGTTTGTAGTCCGGACGCTAAAGCATAAAGCGAAGCGAATATTTTTCCAACTAGGGgaaagaaatgtaaataaaagcaCCTGTGGTTAGTCATTGCCATTTCATATAAGGGTCGAAAGCTCTCGTCTTCAGCCTCCTCCAAACGGTCCTGCCACAGCCTCCAATAGTTACGTGTCATCTATGAAAAATAGAAGGTACATTTTTAGAAACGTTAGCTGACACTGTAGCATTAGCATGATGGAGCACTCCAATTACGGATTGATGATAATGTTGGACAGCCATGTTGCTGTTCAGTCGGTGCGCTTTGTTCCTGTTGACGTGAAGAAGAAGCCCCTGCAGTCCCACGTGCTGCAAGAACAAACAACGATCGATACATTGAAGGATTAGGATCTCTACTAATGTGCAGAATACTTAATTTGCTCTTCCGCTTACCAGCAGCTGATGACGATGAGCGTGACTTACAATCCTGTttctttcagcttcttctctgCACAACGTAACATCTACTGACAAGTTCAAGAATCACACCACTGTTGTGATCATTATAAGCTGAAACTATCCCTCAATGAACTGAGTTTGGTCGAAAATGAAAAGTGTGCCAAGGATACAAGCTTTCCAGCGCTCCAGTGCTCTGCGCTGGGTAACCCTTACGGCCAAAAGCCCTGCAGCTTGCAAGCGGTCTTCCCCGCTCCGTTTACGATGCAGCGCACTGCTCCACTTCCTCCAGCACATCGCCAACAGACGGAGATGGCGTGCACGCTGTGCCACAGCTACAAATTAGGATTAGTAAGCAAGATTCAAATGAGAACAGAGGTATATAAGTGGTATAGTATGGATGAGCTTGGGGTTTACATCAaatgaaaggaaagaaatatGATTTATAATAACCTTgtgactttttctttgtttgcagGGTAGAGACATAACATTTCCAACGattcaatgtttttctttttagcaaGAGGATGAAGTGAAGTGCAGCTTTGGattctttctctttctggcAACAGGCAGCTGTGTGCATTTCTTTCCAATGAAGCAAAAtctttgacagaaaaaaataaataaacagattgtCAGAAAACGCCACACAAAACGCAGGAAGGAGATCCGCAGTCATCACACATAGTGTTGACAGCACAGTGTTGATTAGGTCTTTACCCGTCTCTGTAAAGTGAGCGCCCTCTGTTTCAGTGCTTGATCCTCTAAAGCTTGAAGGTCCCGATGGCGCTGCAGCCGA
The Gasterosteus aculeatus chromosome 17, fGasAcu3.hap1.1, whole genome shotgun sequence DNA segment above includes these coding regions:
- the sfi1 gene encoding protein SFI1 homolog isoform X1, whose product is MQSNTRKPEPVRPRPSSVRFGGERKQVRKVHTRKLPYRVGYCWNKGGRLKELRIRHLARKFLKIWMQNTFGRLLPHKAKSHYDTVVLRRVFAEWRDEWWTSRREWSLTLRAECHRRYYLYNLVFQNWQTFTSLQRGKRSKVQAAQSFADRQQMRLVLERWKVFTETRRINNRMLESTLEHSRRATLHSAWRLWRARLQRHRDLQALEDQALKQRALTLQRRILLHWKEMHTAACCQKEKESKAALHFILLLKRKTLNRWKCYVSTLQTKKKSQAVAQRARHLRLLAMCWRKWSSALHRKRSGEDRLQAAGLLAVRVTQRRALERWKALDVTLCREEAERNRIVSHAHRHQLLHVGLQGLLLHVNRNKAHRLNSNMAVQHYHQSMTRNYWRLWQDRLEEAEDESFRPLYEMAMTNHSTSLLRRCFHHWRKNLRKQRHMKELEHRADVWFAEGALPKCFTLWAEITSQQRRFKQMKHKAEVFNRQRRYTSVFYTWRGRAEEHRERTLCERMAILHEERCRLHRAWTSWRRRTERNINDREKQEASDRLYLHRLLHKTMTRWKDSSSEMRDRRNRELQACRQGDLRCVRLAVEKWKKFVQCQRMKTAKLKRMQRYREVKLLMHTFVAWKEHLLERGQIYGHVEELYWQHKRTFLRKVLCVWRENAALQTEVRLKEQRAQSHFQHSLRLKVFLAWREATACAASKRHQQREAVNKAQRSMNQVRLLQSFRRWKTQSRKARGERMCMEKARRHHGSKLLSKAVKAWKEHHNHILKSKVMKRQGILLLRLKMYQMYFDQWKIKLQHRRREANQTERALWHWSLTLQAKVLHGWRLQVTEQRRKQEQAARAAQVYRDQLLREGVTCILTYAAHMSDLTTSLTQHSQEQRSRHLHRVVKRCAMRWKRRALCKPKTELEVKVQSPQKSVTFCLASCGSKGEPPSAPKEQEAEDGGQSKLLLGRAPRRQPRRCEDLFESLVKINTQSQSTRCGAEAPPKASLVHCPAEGDRRTATACLRPPSTRQSGVPSNPSPSGPNMSAVGFPRERQSQDALLPPSAFMTSVTRDLMGKTYSSCFGEAPHQFVPLFEQHPSADSGVRQRATSALTGELLRIQLDMVTYQQDRKQLRAWQRLKEVLKSWLHTSGKEEEMEKNAVCQELKELEERIDGLSAELAERKPTMLLHAKRIQLIQKTLFHQKTEEMETDCSVFTTLSA
- the sfi1 gene encoding protein SFI1 homolog isoform X2; amino-acid sequence: MQSNTRKPEPVRPRPSSVRFGGERKQVRKVHTRKLPYRVGYCWNKGGRLKELRIRHLARKFLKIWMQNTFGRLLPHKAKSHYDTVVLRRVFAEWRDEWWTSRREWSLTLRAECHRRYYLYNLVFQNWQTFTSLQRGKRSKVQAAQSFADRQQMRLVLERWKVFTETRRINNRMLESTLEHSRRATLHSAWRLWRARLQRHRDLQALEDQALKQRALTLQRRILLHWKEMHTAACCQKEKESKAALHFILLLKRKTLNRWKCYVSTLQTKKKSQAVAQRARHLRLLAMCWRKWSSALHRKRSGEDRLQAAGLLAVRVTQRRALERWKAYVTLCREEAERNRIVSHAHRHQLLHVGLQGLLLHVNRNKAHRLNSNMAVQHYHQSMTRNYWRLWQDRLEEAEDESFRPLYEMAMTNHSTSLLRRCFHHWRKNLRKQRHMKELEHRADVWFAEGALPKCFTLWAEITSQQRRFKQMKHKAEVFNRQRRYTSVFYTWRGRAEEHRERTLCERMAILHEERCRLHRAWTSWRRRTERNINDREKQEASDRLYLHRLLHKTMTRWKDSSSEMRDRRNRELQACRQGDLRCVRLAVEKWKKFVQCQRMKTAKLKRMQRYREVKLLMHTFVAWKEHLLERGQIYGHVEELYWQHKRTFLRKVLCVWRENAALQTEVRLKEQRAQSHFQHSLRLKVFLAWREATACAASKRHQQREAVNKAQRSMNQVRLLQSFRRWKTQSRKARGERMCMEKARRHHGSKLLSKAVKAWKEHHNHILKSKVMKRQGILLLRLKMYQMYFDQWKIKLQHRRREANQTERALWHWSLTLQAKVLHGWRLQVTEQRRKQEQAARAAQVYRDQLLREGVTCILTYAAHMSDLTTSLTQHSQEQRSRHLHRVVKRCAMRWKRRALCKPKTELEVKVQSPQKSVTFCLASCGSKGEPPSAPKEQEAEDGGQSKLLLGRAPRRQPRRCEDLFESLVKINTQSQSTRCGAEAPPKASLVHCPAEGDRRTATACLRPPSTRQSGVPSNPSPSGPNMSAVGFPRERQSQDALLPPSAFMTSVTRDLMGKTYSSCFGEAPHQFVPLFEQHPSADSGVRQRATSALTGELLRIQLDMVTYQQDRKQLRAWQRLKEVLKSWLHTSGKEEEMEKNAVCQELKELEERIDGLSAELAERKPTMLLHAKRIQLIQKTLFHQKTEEMETDCSVFTTLSA